A genomic region of Oceanivirga salmonicida contains the following coding sequences:
- a CDS encoding flavodoxin family protein, translating into MKKILFILGSRNPKSKSLIFSKELSEILENSNMKTEIITPTEFNLLPVINGEMFLTGIDNCDNIENDNGNLIKRKLLEADFIIFSSPVYAHAVSSDMKLLIERISHWFHIFRLLGKRSISIVSTSNNGFIEVQEYLKYVMESLGMQVLESVVLLDDNTFNNISPRDIFNIIVDSFSQEYRPIVSKTTEKQFLYYKSVFLRASKDLAEPKYWKQNGMFKYRTLQDYVNYLWDKNNEK; encoded by the coding sequence GTGAAAAAGATTTTATTTATTTTAGGTTCTAGAAATCCTAAATCTAAAAGTTTGATTTTTTCTAAAGAATTATCTGAAATTTTAGAAAATTCAAATATGAAAACAGAAATTATAACACCAACAGAATTTAATCTTTTACCAGTAATAAATGGCGAGATGTTTTTAACTGGAATAGATAATTGTGATAATATTGAAAATGATAATGGGAATCTTATAAAAAGAAAATTATTAGAAGCAGATTTTATAATTTTTAGTAGTCCTGTTTATGCACATGCAGTGTCATCGGATATGAAATTATTAATTGAGAGAATTTCACATTGGTTTCATATATTTAGATTACTAGGAAAAAGAAGTATATCCATTGTTTCAACATCAAATAATGGGTTTATAGAAGTTCAAGAATATCTTAAATATGTTATGGAAAGTTTAGGTATGCAAGTATTAGAAAGTGTTGTACTTTTGGATGATAATACTTTTAATAATATTTCTCCTAGAGATATTTTTAATATTATTGTTGATTCTTTTAGTCAAGAATATCGTCCAATTGTTAGTAAAACAACTGAAAAACAATTTTTATATTATAAATCAGTTTTTTTAAGAGCATCTAAGGACTTAGCAGAGCCTAAATATTGGAAACAGAATGGAATGTTTAAATATAGAACTTTACAAGATTATGTAAATTATTTATGGGATAAGAATAATGAGAAATAG